A single region of the Deferribacter autotrophicus genome encodes:
- a CDS encoding thiolase family protein — protein sequence MSVYIYKAALSHFGNSKKNIINLIKEAVYNLNVDVTDVDALFIGLMNPEEFTGVGNIASYITDKLGLYKIPAVRIETASSTGAAVLYYAYSAIKSGIYKNVLVIAAEKMTDMPTSKVTKILSEVIHPLERKTGASMPALAALVTTRFAYENKLKKEDLKKLLFAVAEKNHFYGKFNVFAHFKKEIDFETYSNSKMISSPLCLYDCAPISDGAAVIYLSSEKGEVEVLGVGQGTDRQALSERSIITSFESTKVAANQAFKMSDISPKDIEFAEIHDAFTPFEITGLVDIGLVPRDKILKFYDEKQGYHNGLLPVNISGGLKSRGHPVGASGLAQVVEVFRIMMGDYSDEITPSRCDVALTQSIGGIATNNFVIILKRRSKTVKSQYNLSKNNRVKKERLSKTPRIHSFTRLYVTPEGVEAPLDLIMVKRKQKKFLARYVDKKSPKIGMSLDVFKGDDGILYAKAKQKGFGILKKFRKR from the coding sequence ATGTCAGTCTATATTTATAAAGCGGCATTAAGTCATTTTGGTAACTCTAAAAAAAATATCATAAATCTAATTAAAGAAGCTGTTTACAATTTGAATGTGGATGTAACAGATGTGGATGCCCTTTTTATAGGTCTTATGAATCCTGAAGAGTTTACAGGTGTAGGAAATATTGCTTCTTATATAACAGATAAACTCGGACTTTATAAAATACCTGCAGTAAGGATTGAGACAGCATCTTCCACAGGAGCTGCTGTTTTGTATTATGCGTACTCGGCTATAAAATCAGGTATTTATAAAAATGTACTTGTTATTGCTGCTGAAAAGATGACTGATATGCCTACATCTAAAGTTACAAAAATATTATCGGAAGTAATTCATCCCCTTGAAAGGAAAACAGGGGCTTCTATGCCTGCTCTTGCAGCTCTTGTGACAACCAGGTTTGCCTATGAAAATAAATTGAAAAAGGAAGATTTGAAAAAGCTGCTTTTTGCTGTGGCAGAGAAGAATCATTTTTACGGCAAATTTAATGTTTTTGCACATTTTAAAAAGGAGATTGATTTTGAAACATACAGTAACAGCAAAATGATTTCTTCTCCATTATGTCTATATGATTGTGCGCCGATAAGTGATGGGGCTGCTGTCATTTACCTTTCCAGTGAAAAGGGGGAAGTGGAAGTATTAGGTGTTGGTCAGGGAACAGATAGACAAGCACTTAGTGAGAGGAGTATAATTACTTCATTTGAATCTACAAAAGTTGCGGCAAATCAGGCTTTTAAAATGTCTGATATATCTCCTAAAGATATTGAATTTGCTGAGATTCATGATGCCTTTACTCCGTTTGAAATTACCGGACTTGTAGACATCGGATTGGTTCCAAGGGATAAGATATTAAAGTTTTATGATGAGAAACAGGGGTATCACAACGGATTATTGCCAGTCAATATTTCTGGAGGTTTAAAATCGAGAGGGCATCCGGTGGGTGCTTCAGGATTAGCACAAGTAGTAGAAGTTTTTAGGATAATGATGGGTGATTATTCTGATGAAATAACCCCATCTAGATGTGATGTGGCATTGACTCAAAGTATAGGAGGAATTGCCACTAATAACTTTGTAATAATCTTGAAAAGAAGAAGTAAAACTGTAAAATCTCAATACAATTTGTCAAAAAATAATCGGGTTAAAAAAGAAAGGTTAAGTAAGACACCTAGAATTCACTCATTTACAAGATTGTACGTAACTCCAGAAGGTGTTGAAGCACCATTAGATCTTATTATGGTAAAGAGAAAGCAGAAAAAGTTTTTGGCAAGATACGTGGACAAAAAATCCCCTAAGATTGGGATGAGTCTTGATGTTTTTAAGGGGGATGATGGAATACTTTATGCTAAAGCAAAACAGAAAGGTTTTGGTATACTGAAAAAATTCAGAAAGAGATAG
- a CDS encoding Hsp20/alpha crystallin family protein, with product MAIVRWDPLKDLMTIQERINRLFDDTLSSRKGGIQNDWIPPVDVLETDKEVLLIVEVPGLKEGDIDIQISDNILTIKGERKLPDVNKESYYRLERPYGKFSRSFQLPENIDVNKVKANLKDGILKIILEKIEKSKPKVIEVVKED from the coding sequence ATGGCAATAGTTAGATGGGATCCATTAAAAGATTTGATGACTATCCAGGAAAGAATTAACAGATTATTTGACGACACTTTGTCCTCTAGGAAAGGTGGGATTCAAAATGACTGGATACCTCCCGTTGATGTGTTGGAGACAGATAAAGAAGTTTTATTGATAGTGGAGGTTCCTGGTTTAAAAGAAGGTGATATAGATATTCAGATATCTGACAACATCCTCACAATTAAAGGGGAAAGAAAACTACCTGATGTTAATAAAGAAAGTTATTACAGGCTTGAAAGACCATATGGTAAATTTTCCAGATCTTTTCAATTACCAGAAAATATTGATGTGAATAAGGTTAAAGCCAATTTGAAAGACGGTATTTTAAAAATTATACTTGAGAAGAT